GCTACTGGCTCGGCTGGTCGGGCTCCCCTGGCAAGGGTCGCGCCATCGGCGTCGGAGGTCGAGTGTACCGGCGAAATCAGGCCCACCGCGCAAGGCGTGCGCTACGAGGTTTCCATGCGCATGGTCCGACGCGGCAAGCTGGTGCTCGGAATCGCGGATGGGCGCGTGATTGCCGACGGCATCTGCGTGTTCGTCGCGAAGGATATGAGGGTTGGTCTGACCAAGGCCGTGGATTGATCAAGCCGTCCGCTTGGCGCGCTTTCGCGCCGACGCCTTTTTGGTCGACGTCTTCCTTGCTCTTGCGGGCTTGGTGACTTTCTTCGCCGGCTTGTTCGCAACCTTCTTCCCCTTCGGCCGCTTCTTCACCTTGGCGCGCCGGGCGGCCGCAAGCGCCGCCCTCGCCCATCGGGCCAGCTCCTCGGAATCGTCGAACAGCCGCGCCGGCAGCTCCCAGTAGGAGTTCACCAGCACGGTCTTGGCGCGGGTCGAATACTGAAACGGCTTGGAGCCCTCGGCTTCAAAGTCCGGGATCGTCACCTCGTCGGCGCGGAAGAACAGGCCGGCGCGCAAGGCCAGTGCGAAGTTGACGCCCTCGACGGAGATGCCGTGGCCGGAGAACATCTTTCGGATGGTGACGGGGCCGAAATCGGCAAACAGGTCGATCAGGAATTCGCGGTCCATGGCCAAGCTGCCTCCCCATCCTCGTCCTGGCGAACGCCAGGACCCACTACCCCAGGGAGGAGTTTAGCGAAGATGAGAAGTTACGCCACGCGGTACCGACACCTCCCATGATCGAGAGATCACGCGGTATGGGTCCTGGCGTTCGCCAGGACGACGGCGGAGCAAGACGACAGAACCGGGCTTACCCGTCGATCTTGGCCGGGCGCAGCTCGACCGATTCGCCGCAGCCGCAGGCCGAGATCTGGTTGGGGTTGTTGAAGACGAACTGGGCCTGCATCTTGTCGGCCTTGTAGTCCATCTCGGTGCCGAGCAGGAACAGCACGGCCTTGGGATCGACCAGGATCTTGACGCCCTTGTCCTCGACGACCTCGTCGGTCGGGCGGATCTCGTGGGCGTATTCGACCGTGTAGGACTGGCCGGCGCAGCCGCCGTTCTTCACGCCGACGCGCAGACCCACGATCTCGGAATCGGCGCGCTGGGTCAGCTCGGTGATGCGCTGGGCGGCAGCGTCCGTCAGCCGCATCACCTGTGGGCGCGGACGCCGCGGCTTCGGAGTGGAGGCTGGTGTGACCTGTGTCATGTCAGAGATGTGGTCCCTTGCAGAGCAATTTCAATGTCGAGAGCAGCGTCACCACATGTTGAGCACGAGGCGGGCCTCGTCGCTCATGCGTTCCGGCGTCCAGGCCGGTTCCCAGACAACCTTGACGTCGACCACGCCGACACCGGGAACGCTGGCGACCGCGTTCTCCACCATGGTCGGCAGCTCGCCTGCGGCCGGGCAGTTCGGCGTCGTCAGAGTCATCTGCACATCGACGGAACGGTCGTCCTTGATCTCGACCTTGTAGATCAGGCCGAGTTCATAGATGTCGGCCGGAATTTCCGGGTCGAATACGGTCTTGAGCCCGGCGATGATCTCGCGGGTAAGACGCTCGGTCTCCTCCGGCGGCAGCGCCGAATGGGTCTGCATCGGATTGGCTTTGATTTCGGCCGTGTCACTCATGCGAACAAATCCCGCGCCTTGAGCAGCGCCTGTGCCAGATGATCGACTTCTTCTCGCGTATTATACATGCCGAACGAGGCCCGGCAGGTCGCCGTCACGTTGAACCGCTCTAAAAGCGGCATGACGCAATGGGTGCCGGCACGCACCGCGATGCCCTGGCGGTCGATCACGGTCGCGACGTCGTGGGCATGCGCGCCCTTGAACTCGAAGGAGATCACCGGGCCCTTGCCCCGCGCCGTGCCGATCAGCCGCAGCGAGTTGATTTCGCGCAAGCGTTCCTGGGCGTAGGCGGTGAGGTCGGCCTCGTGCGCGGCGATGCGCTCCTTGCCGATCGAATTGACGTAGTCGATCGCCGCCCCAAGGCCGACGGCCTCGACGATCGCGGGCGTTCCCGCTTCGAACTTGTGCGGGGGATCGCCATAGGTGACGATCTCACGCGAGACCTCGCGGATCATCTCGCCGCCACCGTTGTAGGGGCGCATCGCGACGAGGTGGTCGTACTTGGCCCAGAGCACGCCGATGCCTGTCGGGCCATACACCTTGTGGCCGGTGAACACGTAGAAGTCGCAGCCGATGTCCTGGACGTCGACGGGGAGATGCACCGCGCCCTGGCTGCCGTCGACCAGCACGGGAATGCCGCGCGCGTGCGCGATCTTCACCACGTCCTTGACCGGCACGATGGTGCCGAGCGCATTCGACATCTGCGTGATCGCGACCAGCTTGGTCTTGGGCGTCAGCAGCTTCTCGAACTCGTCGATGAGGAAATTGCCCTCGTCATCAACAGGCGCCCATTTGATCACCGCGCCCTGGCGTTCCCGCAGGAAGTGCCACGGCACGATGTTGGAGTGGTGCTCCATGATCGAGAGGACGATCTCGTCGCCTTCTCCGATGTTCGGCCCGCCCCAGGACGAGGCGACCAGATTGATCGCCTCGGTGGCGTTGCGGGTGAAGATCACTTCTTCCGTTCGCGGCGCGTTGATGAACTGCGCCACCTTGGTGCGACCGCCCTCGTAAGCCTCCGTCGCCGCATTGGCGAGGTAATGCAGGCCGCGATGCACGTTGGCGTATTCGGTCTGATAGGCTCGCGTCATGCGGTCGAGCACGGCGCTGGGCTTCTGCGCCGAGGCGGCGTTGTCGAGATAGACCAGATTCTTGCCGTAGACCTGCATGGCGAGCGCCGGAAAATCCTGGCGCACGCGCGCGACGTCGTAGGCGCCGTTCCTGACTGCGGGATGCGTGCTCATGACCGCCGCTCCAGCCAGCGCTCGGCAATGCCGATCACGTGCTCGCGCAAGACATCGTCGGCGATCTGCTCGATCGCCTCGCCGACGAACGCCTGGATCAGCAGCGCCTGGGCCTGCTTCTCGGGCAGGCCGCGGGCCTTCAGATAGAATAACAGGCTGTCGTCCAGCGCTCCGGCGGTGGCGCCGTGGCCGCAGGAGACGTCGTCGGCAAAGATCTCGAGCTCGGGCTTGTTGTCGGCCTCGGCCTCATCCGAGAGCAGCAGCGCCCGCGTCATCATCTTGCCGTCGGTTTTCTGCGCGTCGGGACGGACGATGATGCGACCCTGGAACACCGAATGGGCGCGATCGTCGATCACGGCGCGGAAGACTTCGCGGCTGACGCAGTTCGGCACGGCATGGTCGACCACCAGCGTGGTGTCGCCATGCTCGGTCTTCTGCAACAAATTGACGCCGTTGGCCGAGAGCTCACTGCCCTCGCCTGCCAGCATGATGAAACCCTGCAGGCGGCTCACGGCGGCGCCGGTGGTCATGTTGAAGAAGTTGAATTTCACGGCGGCACCGACGGTGACGAAGTGCGAGGAGACGTTTACCGCGTCGGGCGCGTCATCCATCAGGCGGATATGCGCGACGTCGGCATCGTCGCCGATCGTGACGAGCACGGCGTCGTTGACCTGATAGGCCTTGGCGCCCGCCGAAATGAAGCTCTCGACGATGGTTGCGCGCGCGCCCTTCCCGATCGCGACCTGCGAACGGGTGAAGCTCGATGCGGCCGCGGCGGTCGCGATGTGGAGGATCTGGATCGGAGCGGAGAGCTGTGCGCCGTCCGCGATATCGAGCACCACGCCGTCCGTCGCCATCGCAGCGTTCAGCGCGATCACGGCGTCGGTCGACACGGTCTTCAGGGGACCCGCGTCCTTCGCCAGCGCCTCGCGGAGCGTCCTGAAGCCCGCCTCGGCGGCGAGCGCCTTGACGTCGGACAGGTCGGCCGCGAACACGCCGTCGACCAGCACCAGCTTGCGGGCGCCGGCGATCGCATGGGACTTCACGGCCTCCGCGGCGCGCTTCAACGCGGCCGCATCGGGAGCGGCTGCCAGCGGCAGCACCTCGCCGACCAGCGCGCGCAGGTCGGTGTATTTCCATTCCTCGATCCGGCGATGCGGCAGGCCGAGACGCTCATAGGTCTCGAACGCCTCGCGGCGCACCGCGATCACATCAGGCGAACCCGGCAGGCGGCCTTCGGCGCTGGCGAAGAGATCGCTCACCGCGCGGCCGCTCCCGGTCTTTGCCACAGCAACGTTCATCGCAACATTCCTTACGCGGCGTCCTCGAACTGGGCGTAGCCGGACGCTTCCAGCTCCAGCGCCAGATCCTTGCCGCCGCTCTTCACGACACGGCCCCTCGACATCACGTGCACCACGTCGGGCACGATGTAGTTGAGCAGCCGCTGATAGTGGGTGATCACGACCATCGCGCGCTTCGGCGAGCGCAGCGCGTTGACGCCGTCGGCTGCGATGCGCAGCGCATCGATGTCGAGGCCCGAATCCATCTCGTCGAGGATGCACAGGCTCGGCTCGAACAGCGCCATCTGCAGCACCTCGTTGCGCTTCTTCTCGCCGCCGGAGAAGCCGACATTGACGCCGCGCTTGAGCATGTCCTGCGGGATGTTCAGCGACTTCGAGACTTCGCGGACTTTCTTCAGGAAGTCCGGCGTCGAATATTCGCTCTCGCCGCGGGCCTTGCGCTGTGCGTTCAGCGCGGTGCGCAGGAAGGTCATGGTGGCAACGCCGGGGATCTCGACCGGATACTGGAACGCCAGGAACACGCCCTTGGCGGCGCGCTCGTCCGGCGACATCTCCAGCAGGTCCTCGCCCTTGAACAGGATCTGCCCGTCGGTGACCTCGTAGCCGGGCTTGCCGGCGATGACGTGCGAGAGCGTCGACTTGCCGGAGCCGTTCGGCCCCATGATCGCGTGCACCTCGCCCTCGTTCACGGTCAGCGTCAGCCCGTGGAGGATCTCACGCTCCTCGACACGAACCTTGAGGTCTTTCACTTCAAGCAAAGCCATCTTGGTATCCAGTCTATTCAGATGATGTTGGAGCGCGCAAAGCGCGCTGCGAGGGTCGGTGTTAACCGACCGACCCTTCAAGCGAGATCGAGATCAGCTTCTGCGCTTCCACCGCGAATTCCATCGGCAGCTGCTGCAGCACGTCCTTGACGAAGCCGTTGACGACGAGGCCGACCGCCTCTTCCTGCGAGAGGCCGCGCTGGATGCAGTAGAACAGCACGTCCTCGGAGATCTTCGAGGTCGTCGCCTCATGCTCGAACGTGGCCGAGGAGTTCTTTGCTTCGATGTACGGCACGGTGTGTGCGCCGCATTTATCGCCGATCAGGAGCGAATCGCACGCGGTGAAGTTGCGCGCGCCGGTGGCTTTCCGGTGAGCGGTGACGAGACCGCGATAAGTGTTCTGCGACTTGCCGGCGGCGATGCCCTTGGAGATGATGCGGCTCGACGTGTTCTTGCCGAGATGAATCATCTTGGTGCCGGAATCGACCTGCTGGAAGCCGTTCGAGATCGCGATCGAATAGAACTCGCCGCGCGAATTATCACCGCGCAGGATGCAGCTCGGATACTTCCATGTGATGGCGGAGCCGGTTTCGACCTGGGTCCAGGAGATCTTGGAGTTGGCGCCGCGGCAGTCGCCACGCTTGGTGACGAAATTGTAGATGCCGCCCTTGCCTTCCGAATTGCCGGGGTACCAGTTCTGCACCGTCGAGTACTTGATCTCGGCATCGTCATGCGCGACCAGCTCGACCACGGCG
This genomic interval from Bradyrhizobium guangzhouense contains the following:
- a CDS encoding TfoX/Sxy family protein: MDREFLIDLFADFGPVTIRKMFSGHGISVEGVNFALALRAGLFFRADEVTIPDFEAEGSKPFQYSTRAKTVLVNSYWELPARLFDDSEELARWARAALAAARRAKVKKRPKGKKVANKPAKKVTKPARARKTSTKKASARKRAKRTA
- a CDS encoding HesB/IscA family protein; this translates as MTQVTPASTPKPRRPRPQVMRLTDAAAQRITELTQRADSEIVGLRVGVKNGGCAGQSYTVEYAHEIRPTDEVVEDKGVKILVDPKAVLFLLGTEMDYKADKMQAQFVFNNPNQISACGCGESVELRPAKIDG
- a CDS encoding SUF system Fe-S cluster assembly protein; the encoded protein is MSDTAEIKANPMQTHSALPPEETERLTREIIAGLKTVFDPEIPADIYELGLIYKVEIKDDRSVDVQMTLTTPNCPAAGELPTMVENAVASVPGVGVVDVKVVWEPAWTPERMSDEARLVLNMW
- a CDS encoding cysteine desulfurase, which gives rise to MSTHPAVRNGAYDVARVRQDFPALAMQVYGKNLVYLDNAASAQKPSAVLDRMTRAYQTEYANVHRGLHYLANAATEAYEGGRTKVAQFINAPRTEEVIFTRNATEAINLVASSWGGPNIGEGDEIVLSIMEHHSNIVPWHFLRERQGAVIKWAPVDDEGNFLIDEFEKLLTPKTKLVAITQMSNALGTIVPVKDVVKIAHARGIPVLVDGSQGAVHLPVDVQDIGCDFYVFTGHKVYGPTGIGVLWAKYDHLVAMRPYNGGGEMIREVSREIVTYGDPPHKFEAGTPAIVEAVGLGAAIDYVNSIGKERIAAHEADLTAYAQERLREINSLRLIGTARGKGPVISFEFKGAHAHDVATVIDRQGIAVRAGTHCVMPLLERFNVTATCRASFGMYNTREEVDHLAQALLKARDLFA
- the sufD gene encoding Fe-S cluster assembly protein SufD — encoded protein: MNVAVAKTGSGRAVSDLFASAEGRLPGSPDVIAVRREAFETYERLGLPHRRIEEWKYTDLRALVGEVLPLAAAPDAAALKRAAEAVKSHAIAGARKLVLVDGVFAADLSDVKALAAEAGFRTLREALAKDAGPLKTVSTDAVIALNAAMATDGVVLDIADGAQLSAPIQILHIATAAAASSFTRSQVAIGKGARATIVESFISAGAKAYQVNDAVLVTIGDDADVAHIRLMDDAPDAVNVSSHFVTVGAAVKFNFFNMTTGAAVSRLQGFIMLAGEGSELSANGVNLLQKTEHGDTTLVVDHAVPNCVSREVFRAVIDDRAHSVFQGRIIVRPDAQKTDGKMMTRALLLSDEAEADNKPELEIFADDVSCGHGATAGALDDSLLFYLKARGLPEKQAQALLIQAFVGEAIEQIADDVLREHVIGIAERWLERRS
- the sufC gene encoding Fe-S cluster assembly ATPase SufC — its product is MALLEVKDLKVRVEEREILHGLTLTVNEGEVHAIMGPNGSGKSTLSHVIAGKPGYEVTDGQILFKGEDLLEMSPDERAAKGVFLAFQYPVEIPGVATMTFLRTALNAQRKARGESEYSTPDFLKKVREVSKSLNIPQDMLKRGVNVGFSGGEKKRNEVLQMALFEPSLCILDEMDSGLDIDALRIAADGVNALRSPKRAMVVITHYQRLLNYIVPDVVHVMSRGRVVKSGGKDLALELEASGYAQFEDAA